In Oligoflexia bacterium, a single genomic region encodes these proteins:
- a CDS encoding CrcB family protein, protein MKVFNFLAVCAGGALGASVRYGLELLGAHLFSWSNVLSIALVNILGCFLFALLSSWLKEQWSVAFTLFVFTGFLGGMTTFSSFIAHSHMLISMKQLVWAAVNISAQVFLGLLAFYVTQKLLA, encoded by the coding sequence ATGAAAGTATTTAATTTTTTAGCAGTTTGCGCAGGCGGTGCCTTAGGGGCAAGTGTTCGTTATGGCTTGGAGTTATTAGGAGCGCATTTATTTTCTTGGTCCAATGTTTTAAGTATAGCCTTGGTTAATATTTTAGGGTGTTTTTTGTTTGCCTTGTTGAGTTCTTGGTTGAAAGAACAGTGGTCTGTGGCCTTTACTTTATTTGTGTTTACCGGTTTTTTAGGCGGGATGACCACCTTTTCAAGCTTTATTGCCCACAGCCATATGTTAATCAGTATGAAACAACTTGTCTGGGCAGCAGTCAATATCAGTGCGCAAGTCTTTTTAGGCTTATTGGCTTTTTATGTGACACAGAAATTATTGGCTTAA
- a CDS encoding EAL domain-containing protein: MKNIPQREIRNRIYDSQRQLPSYLNVLPEAVSFLKKDNALGLVYINGKALCNLEEKYGSTIFDDIMLKISNILINMRGTVIRKGDIISLNRVKGYSFILFLGGTRKNNKDYNYLSKDDVEDTCERILTHLQNHLFLELYHFIGSLPKINVGYSFTVHNPIIDPWRSIYRLIEEARENAELQMSQVELKNRGRIQKVILEEGVRSVYQPIVNLKEKNTLGFEALSRGPQNTELEAPAILFSLAEETGMLYELDRVCRRRAIHYATEKKPQQKLFINTLPNLIHNPEFEAKQFLQFLDMYGISPKDIVFEITESHAIDQYSSFRQALKYYTNSGITLAIDDVGTGYSSLEAIMEIQPKYIKIDASLIRGAHTNPAKQEMLKALKTLAKSLNALTIAEGIEIQEDLTLVEAMDIDFAQGYFFAKPAANFFEPSF; the protein is encoded by the coding sequence TTGAAAAACATTCCTCAACGCGAAATTCGCAATAGAATCTATGATAGCCAACGTCAGTTACCCAGCTATCTCAACGTTCTTCCTGAAGCTGTTTCATTTTTAAAAAAAGATAATGCACTTGGTCTGGTCTACATCAATGGTAAAGCCTTGTGTAATTTAGAGGAAAAGTACGGCAGCACCATTTTTGATGACATCATGTTAAAAATTTCTAATATTCTGATTAACATGCGTGGCACGGTCATTCGTAAGGGTGATATTATTTCTTTAAATCGTGTTAAGGGTTACTCCTTTATTTTATTTTTAGGGGGTACACGTAAAAACAATAAAGACTATAACTATCTTTCTAAAGATGATGTTGAAGACACCTGTGAACGTATTTTAACTCATTTACAAAATCATTTATTTTTGGAGCTGTATCATTTTATAGGCAGCTTGCCCAAAATCAATGTTGGTTATTCTTTTACCGTGCATAACCCTATTATTGATCCTTGGCGATCTATCTATAGACTCATAGAAGAAGCCCGTGAAAATGCTGAACTACAAATGTCACAAGTTGAGCTCAAAAACCGTGGTCGTATTCAAAAAGTCATCTTGGAAGAAGGTGTTCGCAGCGTTTACCAACCCATTGTAAACCTTAAAGAAAAAAATACACTAGGGTTTGAAGCACTTTCTAGAGGCCCGCAAAATACTGAACTTGAAGCCCCAGCAATTCTTTTTTCTCTGGCAGAAGAAACCGGCATGCTCTATGAGCTGGATAGAGTTTGTCGCCGCCGTGCCATTCATTACGCTACTGAAAAAAAGCCTCAACAAAAACTTTTTATTAACACCTTGCCAAACCTTATTCATAACCCAGAATTTGAAGCCAAACAGTTTTTACAGTTTTTGGATATGTATGGTATCTCTCCTAAAGATATTGTATTTGAAATCACAGAAAGCCATGCTATTGATCAATACTCTAGTTTTCGTCAGGCTTTAAAGTACTATACCAACTCTGGAATCACTTTAGCCATTGATGATGTTGGAACGGGCTACTCAAGCCTAGAAGCCATCATGGAAATTCAACCCAAATACATCAAAATTGATGCTTCTCTGATTAGAGGTGCGCATACCAACCCTGCCAAACAAGAAATGCTCAAAGCTCTTAAAACCTTAGCCAAGTCTTTAAACGCCTTGACCATTGCGGAAGGTATTGAAATCCAAGAAGACCTAACTCTGGTTGAAGCAATGGATATCGATTTTGCCCAGGGTTATTTTTTTGCTAAACCCGCCGCTAATTTTTTTGAACCTAGCTTTTAA
- the umuD gene encoding translesion error-prone DNA polymerase V autoproteolytic subunit has protein sequence MDKEKSSHQSQNNTLRAVPKQWGGKRKGAGRPAGQGPYGEATKPVRIPVSMVDQVHHYVKMKGFSLPLYSCTVSAGFPSPAEDYVEGMLDLNEHLIQHPAATFFVRVSGDSMIEAGIHEDDLLIVDRSIEARHGRIVIAVLNNELTVKRLHQKNNELKLMPENKKYKPIVVHDPESFMIWGVVTNVIHAL, from the coding sequence ATGGATAAAGAAAAGTCTTCTCATCAGTCACAAAATAACACTTTAAGAGCTGTTCCAAAACAGTGGGGCGGTAAGCGTAAAGGTGCCGGTAGACCAGCTGGACAAGGGCCTTATGGTGAAGCCACCAAGCCAGTACGCATTCCTGTTAGCATGGTTGATCAAGTGCATCACTATGTCAAAATGAAGGGTTTTTCTTTGCCATTATACAGTTGCACGGTGTCTGCGGGATTCCCATCGCCAGCGGAAGATTATGTAGAAGGTATGTTAGATCTTAATGAGCATTTGATTCAACATCCCGCGGCCACTTTTTTTGTGCGTGTCTCTGGGGACTCTATGATTGAGGCCGGAATACATGAAGATGATTTGTTGATTGTGGATAGAAGCATTGAAGCCAGACATGGTAGAATTGTGATTGCTGTTTTAAACAATGAACTTACTGTTAAGCGCTTGCATCAAAAAAACAATGAGCTGAAGTTGATGCCTGAAAATAAAAAATACAAACCTATTGTTGTTCATGACCCAGAAAGTTTTATGATTTGGGGCGTAGTGACCAATGTGATTCACGCTTTATAA